The genomic DNA TGGTGTGACTGCAACACAACTGCTGGAGTTTGTAATTGCGATGAAACACATGTTTCCAGTGCTGTAAATAGAGGGGTTAAAACTTCATCTAAAATGTCAAAGTTAGAATCAGTATTCGAACCAATCAGTAACCCGACACCTTCAAAAAGGTAAAGCTGGCTATCAAAAATTGTGTCTTCTTCTGTTCCatcttgttcttgaacAACAGCTTTAATATTGAGCAAAGGCGAAACTTTTCCGATTATCTGTGACAATATTGGTGTGGCTAATTTTGGTTTTGTCATTTTAATAAGTCTTGTGAATAAATACCAACTTCTCAGTCTTactttttctctttgattGAACATTCCGAAAGGACTACAAAATATGTTTAGAAGAGAAATCTCATCCTTCTCGTCTGATCccaaaaagttgaaatgTCTAACTACTAATTCAAAGAATAGAATTTGCACGTAAGAATTGTCCATTAGAAAAACTGATGAAGTCTGCAAAAGAATACGCATGAATTTAGTCATTAAAACTGCTGCTGGAGAgctaaaaatttcatttttgtttattcCAAACAAATTGTTGCGTATACTTTCACTTAAATTATGCATCTGAAAAATTGCCAACTCTAATTCTCGCCAGTCAGTTCCTGTCAAAAGGGTTTGAATATGACCAGACATACTGTCGAGATAAAGATCTGGATTAATCACCGCAACACtatcttgaaaaactttCAGTTTGGTTCTAATAGTTTCGTTGAATTCgtcaatttcatcttccGAATTCTCATCACTAGAATCatctattttcatttttttgaaacagaCTAATAGGAGCGATATCAAGAATTCCTTATGATCATTATCCAAAGGAATTCTTTTAGAGTTGACTGCAACTGCAGAGCCCGGCTTACCACCTAATGCAAACTGTTTCTTGAGAACAGAAAGGTATTGTGAAATGAACGGGAAACACTGTTGTGTAACTGAATCGTACTCATGTTCCATGAACCTTAAAACTAGTTGTACCACTTGAGTCAATATCTGACCATCTGCAGCTGTCGCAACCTGCTGGAGTTCATCAGTTGGAGGAGAATCGAGAGCCTGatcaaaaacttttgcCAATTCTAGTCCAACCGCTGAGGAAAGGCAAGCTAATTGCTCATAGACCTCTAGGTCATCGTGTTCAATCGAAGATACCTTATCTGTCAGATTTAACATTCTTAACAAGGTCAACTTGTCCATtggtttcatttttttagaGATGATTTCACATAAACACTGAGCACAGGCGCTTTTGGTTTGAGCAAAATCTAGATATCCATATATGACTGTAATGTACATTTCATTGACGATTAAATTGACATCAATCCATGAAATATAAGAGCCGATACACGAGAGAGTCAAAGTTGCCAGGTCCCGCTGTTGTTGCGGCACCAGACTTTTTAAAGTGTTGAGCCAAATTGTGACCAACATCTCAATATCACGTATCCGCATTGTATCCTTCAAACTATTATTCCTCAACTGATTTTCTCTTGAGCTAATGAAAGTTTGGTCCGCGACTTCAGAGTTAATCGATGCACATATTCTTGTAAAGTAGTCTACACCTAAACTTGGAAGAGCTTGGAGAGGACCTTCCTTTAATGGTTCCATGCCCAATAATGTAATCACATCTCTAAAAAAAGACGACCATTGATCTCCGTTTATTTCACCATACATTCTATAAAACAGCCCCGTGGCCAGTTCAGCAATCTTATTCCTCACATACTCTGGATCTCGAGTTCCTGCATTAATTTTAGCTCGAAGCAACTCTAGGAATGCTGTTTTAATATAGTTCAACTGTTGTTGCTCCGCACTGCCTTGCTTTATTAAATCTGTCAGCACTTGCAAGGCAACAAATCTTGTAATATCGTCAGAATTAGGATCACTCAAAAGTGAAACAAAAAGCTGTGAAGCATTAGGTTCGGCTTTGACCTGAGCTAGGAAATCTAACGCCTGTTTCTTTGTTCCGGCGTCAGTCACAGGACTGTTTGCAATCGCCACGACTTCTTGGATTCTGCTTAGCATTTCTTCTATACTAATATCGAGAGTGAAAGTCAAACGAATAAAACTCGGAGGCACCCGCCGACTTTGATACTTCTTCTGATTATCTCGCACGCACACTAACCCTGCGGCTCTTAACTGTGGACTGATCTGTTGTAACTTCTGAAAAGTTCCCGCCCAGGAATATCACCACAGAACCTGCAATctactttcaaaaagtatgTAAGGATAGGTATACTCAATGCGAATAGCTAAGCGCTGAATGCAGTTTTTCTTGTCCTTAGAGCTACGCAGAGTTTGTCTTTTTGTGATCTTTCTCTACATTGAGAGATGACTTAGCTTTTCCATAATTTtctttaaaaattgaaaaaaatttcatcatgtTTTTGACATCGCTGTACGTAAATTTACGTAAAGGAATAGCATGCCTGCTTATATGGACTACACTAGTTGTTATACAGGTGgcttttgaatttttcaaaagccCTGCCTCTGTGAgagatcaaatttttgtttgtCTTGTTCATTTCAGCGTACGTCTTGCCGCCTGATTCTAATGGTTGGAAGATCGAATCCCAGCCAAAATCAGTGGGACCTCTAGAATCAACGATGATGCCTTCCGTAATGCCTTGGAAGGTGTGAAATTCTCCATTTTCGTCTGCGTACGCGATTGTGGTGACTGCTTGAGCCCCCTTGTTTTCGTACGGTTCCAGCATCTTAACGATTTTCTCAAGTCCTAGACTCTTGAGAAACCATTTAATGTAAGCACCTGGTAAGCCATTGAAAGCATCGAAACGCAAGGCTGTGTCTTCTACAAAAACAGCATTTCCTTTGTCAACTTTTTGAGCTGCCTGCTTGCATTTATGTATGGCAATGGCTTCCAGATCAATCTCTTGAATTTCATCCAGATCTAATGGCAGATTGACAAGCTCGAAGGGAGTCTCATCCTTTTCAGTACTAGGCCCTGTGGACAAGATCATCTTCACCTCTTTAAGCTTATTTTCATTACCGGTGATGAATGTAATCCGTTTGGGTGGCATGTTTGTATATCTTTACACTTCTTTGTTTGTTACTGATATCATATGGATATGATGATTAAGCGATGTCTCTTAAGCAACATCAacaagcaagaaaaaaaagtaaataCTTCAATACAAAGCGCCCGTCATGAAGACTAATCTAGGtctattgaaattttgtcCATATTTAGGCAGGAGCATATTCCAGCTCATTACTATTCTCATACTCATACATATCAAGGGCAACAATAGCTGACTCTCTTACAACCGGATCTTCGTCGTCCAAATACTTGCGCAGGACTGGCAAAACTTCACCTGTTGCAATAGCACCTAGGGCCTCAGCAGCTTCGTGCCTAACCATGGATGCCTCCTGTTTGCGCCCCAATACTTCGACCAAATGTGGAATAGCAACAGTGTTACCCATTTGGCCAAAAACATAAGCAATTTCGTGCTTAAACAAGGCAGAGTCATCATCGAAACCTGTTGCAAGTGCCAGAGCTGCTTCATCCGTACCTATGTCTCTTAACCTGAACATAGCTCTATACCTCTCGAATAGAGGCTTCTTTGGGTCATTCAATAGTTCTTTCAGTTCTTCGACGTTGTAATCTCTCTCCAAGGCCAAGGGTGGAGCTGGATCTATACTGGAGTATAGCGAAGGTTGCAGGCTCTCCTTTGTCTTCTTCTCGCTGTGCTGCCATTTTATTCTGTCAATGGCCAATTCGCAAGTAGCTCTCACGTCAACAGAAGGATCTTCCTTGAACGCTGTTTCAAGAACGTCGAGAGAATCTTTATCGCCCAGAGCACCCAAAGCCTCGGCAGCCTCATGTCTGACCATACATTGTTGGTTTTGATCCAAGGTAGCTTTTCTCAGTGGAATAGCACAGTTAAGATTCTTGGTTTGTCCCAGAACGTAGGCAACTTCGTGCTTCAAAAGTTCGCTATCGTCGCCAAATGCCTCCGAGATGTAGTTGACAGCCTTTTGTGCCTCTTCTGGTTGCgattcaaattcttctgcAGTACATTTCAAGTTAAAAAGCGCTCTAAATCTGTTGGCGAGTGGTGATTTACCGGACTTGTTGATCAAAATGTCTCGCAGCTGTTCTAATGTGCAACCGTCTACAGATTCCTGGAAGTGTCTCTCAAAATTCGTCGACATCTTGAATCTGCCGTATTTTCACGTTGGATCTTCAAGAACACAGTCTTTGATTCTTGTAACAGTAAAGCACCTATGCTTTATAGTATGGTacatctgaaaatttttcagaaacaTCCAGGCCATCATCGCTATCTCTCACAATTTATTGAGCTTTAAACGACCTGCCTTCCTGCATggctaaaaaaaaaaaagacaaaaaaaaaaaaaaagactaATGAGCTCTGCTTCGAAATGCTACCACAGAGTAGTTCACTTGCTTAACTGTACAGTTTCAAGCTTCATTTCCAAGCGTAAGCACAGTTTTTGATTTACTTGATGGCAATACTTACAGAATTTCATGTTACCCACTGATAGCTGCCAAATGCTTTGCATAGCATAACTCGTCTGTAGCAGCGTAGCATCGTTAACAGCCATGCAGTCCTACTGCCATGCGATAGCGCCCATTTCTCAGACTCCTGGCATTTTCTGCGttagtttttttcttcttgtttatACAAAAGTAGTTTTGTAGCTCTGCCATGGATCTTATGGCCTCATGAAAAAGCTGATCAACACCGGAAAGTGCACAGCATACCGATCAAATAGAAAGTAGTAATGTCAAAAACTTTGTTAATTCCGCTAGTTTCTACCGGAAACGTCCCCCAACTGACCATTGACTTGGTGTTGCACTCGTTAGCCGATGAATTCCAATTCGTAACGTCCCTAGATTCCACCTACATTCATCCGTTCACTGGCCCCTTAGATTATGTATATGAACAGCAAAGACCCGTCCTTTTTACATCTTCTCCAGATAAGAGATACTCCACTGGGTTGGAGCTATTCTACAGTGACCAATCATCTTTGTACGTGCTGCAGCAACGGACTCCCATAATTCAAGGATATGTaaacaatttcatcaagGAAGTTATAGTGCCATTGGTGGTCGAATACAATATAAGAGAAGTGGTAATCGTTGATTCATTCGGCGTGCTTGACGAAGATGTCATGGCAACAGCTTCCGTAAGTTTCAGAACCAGcagtaattttttttcagacGGAATATGTGAGGTAAGATCGGTTGGTGATATGATACAGAGGTTTCAAAGCGGCTTACATTTAAATGAGGAATCGACAAATGAAATTTCCACTTCGCTCTTCACGTTCACGGCCAACAGTGTTCAGCAGGAGATCTCCACTAATCagcaaattttcaaatttgcaTATCATCTATTGAATGCAACTGCGCCCAATTTAGAAAGCATCAAATATTCCAGTGTTTTTGTACACGAAGGCGACAATTCGGAGGATGCCCATTTATTTTGTGACCACCTCCCGGAGATAATACATTCATTGACCAAAATATCAACTCTCACTCCACCCATCTCTTGGAAGGGTGTTTATGGTTCACGGCCCATTCCAGCTTCTTTTGTAGACGGCATATACATATAAAAGTCTGTTTCAAGCTTCTagaacaattttttccagagtTTCATTAGATATTACTGATAAGTTTATATATTATTGCCTTATGTATTTAGCAATGTTTTCGGCGGTTTGACTGCTTGCGTCTTTCGCCACACTTTCAAATGCATCCCGATATCTTTTCTGTAAATCTGGCTCGTTTTTCGAATTGATTTCTCCCTCAGTTCTTTCCTCTCCAGGGAAGGTATATTCTCTTTCAACGCCCTCATCTTCGTCTCTCTCGACGAGtccatcattatcatcgaTCTCCAAATCGCTAAGAACATCGGCCCCTTCGTTATCACTTTTAGCAGTTTTATTCTCATTGATTCCCAGGTCCCTCATCAGACCATCCAGCgatttttcctttctctttttctccttttcttccttttccttcaaaattttctctctttctGCTTTATAATATTCATCATATTCTCCTACCTTGTTATCAACAGCTTCTAGAAAATCGTCAAAACCTTCGCCTGTAAAGCTTGATACCCCAACCATGTCTAGTTGTGAGTAAAACTCTTCAAGCATAAGCGACATTGAGTTTACCAAAGATCCCATATATCCTGAACCCATACCGGAGGTACCATTAGTGTCTTGATCTTCCCTAAGGGCCGCctgaaaagattcaaaatcagTCATCCATTCACGAGCAAAATCAGCTTTGCATACATCAGTCTTGTTGAATACAACAATCATTGGTAGTTTTGTCTTATAAAGTATCGAGCAAGCATAGAGCATGTTACTCATAAATGTAGTTGGCGAAGAATTTCTTGGAGTATCCACAATATAAGCAATTACTGTTGGAAAAGTAGAGGCAAATGATTCGGTTATGATGGAACCAGACGCACTCCAGACAAAACATTCGATTTGACCCGGTGTGTCTATGATACAATGCTTATGcgattcatttttcttttccactAGCTTAATCACTTGGTCTATTTTAGTGCTGAACAGGTTTAGACTTGTCACAATAGCACCATTTGGTCCTAGCTGGTAGTTTTCCATCACTTTTTTATACTTTATGGAGTCCCTAATATCTATGTTGGCACCGTAAGGAATCCTTAAAACTGCAGGATCAAGGTTAATTACATATGGAGCTGTCTTCTTGCTGCGCAGATGTGAATTCAGACGCTGCATGAATGTGGTCTTACCAGACCCTGCCATACCAATACATATCACCGTACTCAGAGCCATTTTCTTCCAGGAAAACTTAGTCAGTTAAAACAGTGTAGCAAATGGTGGCTACTTCCGTCTCGCTTgctgatattttgaaatgttgAAGACTTGGATGAGTACTTCGAGACTTTTCATAACCACTTGAGATGAGGCTTCCGTCTATAATGACTTATTTACAACTTCTGAATGTATCTACTAATAAAGACAATACTGATTGCGAAGGCCAGTTCCACACCCTTGTTGATGATCTCGCGCTTATTTAAGTTTACTTCGATAAATATTTACCGAGTACCCTTTGCTCGATTCCATCGAAACAGGACTCTTGTGGGGCAATAGTCAGGTCATTGGCTAAATTCTTCATGACTGCTTCTGGTTTGGGTTCGCCCGGCATGCCCCCCATTGAATTTTGCTGTGCTAAGCCATCTGCTGCATTACTTTCTGACAGAACCAGATTGTATACGGGATTGAGACCCAAAACCGAAATAAAATACCATGAGATACTACTTACCCAGCGGACGTCTAGATCTGGAGTCATTATACCGCTTTGTAGcatctctttgaatctTGGAGTTAGTGGGAATGGAAGTTTCATAAGGACGAAGCCTGCGAAGAAGTGATTAACCCACCACATGATGATCGTTTGAGGAATGAAGCTTGCGAGGTTTCCCTTG from Zygotorulaspora mrakii chromosome 7, complete sequence includes the following:
- the LOS1 gene encoding Ran GTPase-binding protein LOS1 (similar to Saccharomyces cerevisiae LOS1 (YKL205W); ancestral locus Anc_1.519), giving the protein MLSRIQEVVAIANSPVTDAGTKKQALDFLAQVKAEPNASQLFVSLLSDPNSDDITRFVALQVLTDLIKQGSAEQQQLNYIKTAFLELLRAKINAGTRDPEYVRNKIAELATGLFYRMYGEINGDQWSSFFRDVITLLGMEPLKEGPLQALPSLGVDYFTRICASINSEVADQTFISSRENQLRNNSLKDTMRIRDIEMLVTIWLNTLKSLVPQQQRDLATLTLSCIGSYISWIDVNLIVNEMYITVIYGYLDFAQTKSACAQCLCEIISKKMKPMDKLTLLRMLNLTDKVSSIEHDDLEVYEQLACLSSAVGLELAKVFDQALDSPPTDELQQVATAADGQILTQVVQLVLRFMEHEYDSVTQQCFPFISQYLSVLKKQFALGGKPGSAVAVNSKRIPLDNDHKEFLISLLLVCFKKMKIDDSSDENSEDEIDEFNETIRTKLKVFQDSVAVINPDLYLDSMSGHIQTLLTGTDWRELELAIFQMHNLSESIRNNLFGINKNEIFSSPAAVLMTKFMRILLQTSSVFLMDNSYVQILFFELVVRHFNFLGSDEKDEISLLNIFCSPFGMFNQREKVRLRSWYLFTRLIKMTKPKLATPILSQIIGKVSPLLNIKAVVQEQDGTEEDTIFDSQLYLFEGVGLLIGSNTDSNFDILDEVLTPLFTALETCVSSQLQTPAVVLQSHHLLMAVGTLARGVHGGLVPDNQVNNTLVNRKLIHRSLIEKFSNIAEVVLVVFSFFSKHENVRDASRFTFARLIPILNNQVVPFASKLIALYLESDLSTAEMNDFLGFLGQMVHMFHHDQGSYQLFDSLLTPVINKIHVAMRQIDGEGSIENSDWSNGGISSTDSNGKNVVVTDSFRDKILLKKAYYGVLQSFVTNSVTSLLLTDTNRGILSTVLMDLLTYIPEEVQETSTVKLALNVLVSFVRCFGSGECTDENDKNGKNIGKLEGLNEFFITKIVPLVFEIPFKPEYKFDIKDGSCRVVACDLSRLLKEIYRQSGGGADINSNPCLKYMAEVYFRQIQFPSALGLELIQMLATLDGKAFEKYYVAMIGSLLA
- the HAM1 gene encoding nucleoside triphosphate pyrophosphohydrolase HAM1 (similar to Saccharomyces cerevisiae HAM1 (YJR069C); ancestral locus Anc_1.520) — its product is MPPKRITFITGNENKLKEVKMILSTGPSTEKDETPFELVNLPLDLDEIQEIDLEAIAIHKCKQAAQKVDKGNAVFVEDTALRFDAFNGLPGAYIKWFLKSLGLEKIVKMLEPYENKGAQAVTTIAYADENGEFHTFQGITEGIIVDSRGPTDFGWDSIFQPLESGGKTYAEMNKTNKNLISHRGRAFEKFKSHLYNN
- the LIA1 gene encoding deoxyhypusine monooxygenase (similar to Saccharomyces cerevisiae LIA1 (YJR070C); ancestral locus Anc_1.521), giving the protein MSTNFERHFQESVDGCTLEQLRDILINKSGKSPLANRFRALFNLKCTAEEFESQPEEAQKAVNYISEAFGDDSELLKHEVAYVLGQTKNLNCAIPLRKATLDQNQQCMVRHEAAEALGALGDKDSLDVLETAFKEDPSVDVRATCELAIDRIKWQHSEKKTKESLQPSLYSSIDPAPPLALERDYNVEELKELLNDPKKPLFERYRAMFRLRDIGTDEAALALATGFDDDSALFKHEIAYVFGQMGNTVAIPHLVEVLGRKQEASMVRHEAAEALGAIATGEVLPVLRKYLDDEDPVVRESAIVALDMYEYENSNELEYAPA
- the ADD66 gene encoding Add66p (similar to Saccharomyces cerevisiae ADD66 (YKL206C); ancestral locus Anc_1.522) — translated: MSKTLLIPLVSTGNVPQLTIDLVLHSLADEFQFVTSLDSTYIHPFTGPLDYVYEQQRPVLFTSSPDKRYSTGLELFYSDQSSLYVLQQRTPIIQGYVNNFIKEVIVPLVVEYNIREVVIVDSFGVLDEDVMATASVSFRTSSNFFSDGICEVRSVGDMIQRFQSGLHLNEESTNEISTSLFTFTANSVQQEISTNQQIFKFAYHLLNATAPNLESIKYSSVFVHEGDNSEDAHLFCDHLPEIIHSLTKISTLTPPISWKGVYGSRPIPASFVDGIYI
- the NPA3 gene encoding GTPase NPA3 (similar to Saccharomyces cerevisiae NPA3 (YJR072C); ancestral locus Anc_1.523); translation: MALSTVICIGMAGSGKTTFMQRLNSHLRSKKTAPYVINLDPAVLRIPYGANIDIRDSIKYKKVMENYQLGPNGAIVTSLNLFSTKIDQVIKLVEKKNESHKHCIIDTPGQIECFVWSASGSIITESFASTFPTVIAYIVDTPRNSSPTTFMSNMLYACSILYKTKLPMIVVFNKTDVCKADFAREWMTDFESFQAALREDQDTNGTSGMGSGYMGSLVNSMSLMLEEFYSQLDMVGVSSFTGEGFDDFLEAVDNKVGEYDEYYKAEREKILKEKEEKEKKRKEKSLDGLMRDLGINENKTAKSDNEGADVLSDLEIDDNDGLVERDEDEGVEREYTFPGEERTEGEINSKNEPDLQKRYRDAFESVAKDASSQTAENIAKYIRQ